A window from Bdellovibrionales bacterium encodes these proteins:
- a CDS encoding GGDEF domain-containing protein, with amino-acid sequence MKQWVKKLVDQLDWNEHEKGSAPPHEDMTEDRATLLYILDTYSKHLFEVDKQPVRRVRETFDNIVKGLVNPENSSEKILFQLRQFFSSYRIDEYTFIQNTFDDFKRIIWDFAEQLSDDIQYEQAKDAEAAKSLEQLREAVDANSIDALRSKSREFIDFYIKYQTQKDERRTKRMSTMKKSLSSVKKQLMEANHNMRVDHLTQAYNRKSFDEQMKKHMQMSVISQYPVTLITLDIDFFKKINDSYGHDIGDFVLKECVALLKEVFHREDDFVARIGGEEFAVILPSFNVESALVKAEEAMKKIRSEVFVHGELKINFTVSMGIAQWTQNETLDQWIKRADTALYTSKQTGRNKYTVSTPLEAVKKTA; translated from the coding sequence TTGAAACAATGGGTAAAAAAACTCGTTGATCAATTGGATTGGAATGAGCACGAAAAAGGCTCCGCTCCACCACATGAAGACATGACGGAAGACAGAGCTACGCTCCTCTATATTCTTGATACTTATAGCAAACATCTCTTTGAAGTGGACAAACAGCCCGTGCGCCGTGTCCGCGAAACCTTCGACAATATTGTCAAAGGACTGGTGAATCCGGAAAACTCTTCGGAAAAAATTCTTTTCCAACTTCGTCAATTTTTTTCCAGTTATCGTATTGATGAGTACACCTTCATTCAAAATACTTTCGATGATTTTAAACGCATCATCTGGGACTTTGCAGAGCAGTTGAGCGATGACATTCAGTACGAACAAGCCAAAGATGCTGAAGCTGCAAAGAGTCTTGAGCAACTCCGCGAAGCCGTCGACGCCAACTCGATTGATGCTCTTCGCTCGAAATCACGTGAGTTCATCGATTTCTATATCAAGTATCAAACGCAAAAAGACGAGCGCCGTACAAAGCGCATGTCGACTATGAAGAAGTCCCTGAGCTCAGTGAAAAAGCAGCTGATGGAAGCCAACCACAACATGCGTGTGGATCACCTCACCCAAGCCTACAACCGTAAGAGCTTCGATGAGCAGATGAAAAAGCACATGCAAATGTCGGTGATTTCTCAGTACCCTGTCACACTGATTACGCTGGACATCGATTTTTTCAAAAAGATCAACGACTCTTACGGCCATGATATCGGTGATTTCGTCCTGAAAGAGTGCGTGGCCCTGCTGAAGGAAGTCTTTCACCGCGAGGACGATTTCGTCGCCCGTATTGGCGGCGAAGAGTTCGCGGTGATTCTGCCGAGCTTCAATGTTGAAAGCGCCCTGGTGAAGGCCGAAGAGGCCATGAAGAAGATCCGCAGCGAAGTTTTCGTCCATGGCGAGCTGAAGATCAATTTTACAGTCTCAATGGGGATCGCCCAATGGACTCAAAATGAGACACTGGATCAGTGGATCAAACGTGCCGACACGGCCCTCTATACTTCGAAACAAACCGGTCGTAACAAATATACTGTGTCTACGCCCCTCGAGGCTGTGAAGAAGACGGCCTAA
- a CDS encoding iron-regulated protein A precursor, whose amino-acid sequence MKNWIVALVLSAGVTAHAASNQEIINNVAVNVITQTYKDLASHAADLKAKVDAFAQAPTEENLAVARQAWRDTRVPWEASEAFLFGPVEGLGLDPMMDTWPLNKLDLDAVLASNRNLTPDFVRGLGTNVQGFHTIEYLLFGDGVNGPNKALAAFNVKQLQYLQATSTLLAEYTGRLAFAWTNNYDPENPSAPGYMEIIRNPNMRNPVYTSERAVLEELIRGMMGIADEVGTGKLSDPMGGDIHAANPALVESPFAWNSLTDFAYNIRSIKSVYTGAYGTTQGAGIRDFVADRDPALAAKVDAKIDSCIALILDIAGPNKMDFRQAISDPAGRARTNTAIAALGELHLMLQDQVLPLLDQ is encoded by the coding sequence ATGAAAAACTGGATCGTAGCATTGGTATTATCCGCGGGCGTGACTGCTCATGCGGCATCTAACCAGGAAATCATCAATAACGTCGCTGTGAACGTCATCACTCAAACTTACAAAGACTTGGCTTCACACGCAGCTGATTTGAAAGCAAAAGTAGATGCCTTTGCTCAAGCTCCAACGGAAGAAAACTTGGCAGTGGCTCGTCAAGCTTGGCGCGACACGCGCGTTCCTTGGGAAGCTTCTGAAGCTTTCTTGTTCGGTCCCGTAGAAGGTTTGGGTTTGGACCCAATGATGGATACTTGGCCTTTGAACAAATTGGATTTGGACGCCGTTTTAGCTTCTAACCGCAATTTGACGCCTGATTTCGTTCGCGGCTTGGGCACAAACGTCCAAGGCTTCCACACGATTGAGTATCTTCTCTTTGGCGATGGCGTGAACGGTCCAAATAAAGCACTTGCGGCTTTCAACGTGAAACAACTTCAGTACTTGCAAGCGACTTCAACGCTTTTGGCTGAATACACGGGCCGCTTGGCTTTTGCTTGGACAAACAACTACGATCCTGAAAATCCATCAGCCCCTGGCTACATGGAAATCATCCGCAATCCAAATATGAGAAACCCGGTTTACACTTCTGAGCGCGCCGTTCTTGAAGAGCTGATCCGCGGTATGATGGGCATCGCTGATGAAGTGGGCACAGGTAAATTATCTGATCCTATGGGTGGCGACATCCATGCCGCAAACCCTGCGTTGGTTGAGAGTCCGTTTGCTTGGAACTCTTTGACAGACTTCGCTTACAACATCCGCTCTATTAAGAGTGTCTACACTGGCGCTTATGGCACCACTCAAGGTGCGGGCATCCGCGACTTCGTTGCCGACCGCGACCCCGCTTTGGCGGCAAAAGTAGATGCGAAAATCGATTCTTGCATCGCTTTGATCTTGGATATTGCAGGCCCCAACAAAATGGATTTCCGCCAAGCGATCTCTGATCCAGCAGGCCGCGCTCGTACAAATACAGCCATCGCCGCTTTGGGTGAATTGCACTTGATGTTGCAAGACCAAGTCTTACCTCTTCTTGATCAATAG
- a CDS encoding c-type cytochrome: MRRLVFLSLFISIPALSQTMPDFVSVKALGGDTTVYFKGQSIQSFNQPAANLTADEVARHVDGDAQFERNFSDDPSNFNYGLGPVFNNTSCASCHAKDGRGALPVVPGGNTWVQLMQNESVFLRISIEDGSEATQQKTATNHWGAPKAVPGFSTQLFHLGSYGLREDLPGVGQAQVFMNYEKFTFTYPDGRAVELRRPIFRIENPYDMVVDQYTGAKRSRIYEADVRTGARMGTPMIGLGLLEAINESDILALAARDLSNEGVHGKPNYVLDIEKQMAGNPYPVSLGRFGLKNNTPSVFHQSLGALQGDIGVTNYAFPIESIFNTPLFDAFKQKLGTLKIEATNEVADALVFYSRTLAVPGRRDTESEIVQRGGQLFADVSCTSCHQPSFTTGNHKIVALANQKIYPFTDMLLHDMGDGLADGRRDFDATGRQWKTRPLWGIGQTQTINPRAGFLHDGRARTLEEAILWHGGEGEYSKNKFVNLSQDNRDALVAFLKSL; the protein is encoded by the coding sequence ATGAGAAGACTCGTCTTCCTCAGCTTGTTCATTTCTATTCCGGCGTTGTCACAGACAATGCCGGACTTCGTTTCCGTCAAAGCCCTTGGCGGCGACACCACGGTTTATTTTAAGGGACAATCGATTCAGTCCTTCAACCAGCCCGCTGCTAATCTGACTGCTGATGAAGTCGCTCGCCACGTCGATGGCGATGCTCAATTCGAGAGAAACTTTTCTGACGACCCTTCTAATTTTAATTATGGCTTAGGCCCGGTGTTTAACAACACGAGCTGTGCTTCATGCCACGCAAAAGACGGCCGCGGCGCTTTGCCGGTGGTACCAGGTGGCAACACTTGGGTGCAACTGATGCAAAATGAATCTGTCTTCTTGCGTATCAGTATTGAAGACGGCTCCGAAGCGACTCAGCAAAAAACAGCGACGAATCACTGGGGCGCTCCAAAAGCGGTTCCTGGTTTTTCGACGCAGCTGTTTCATTTAGGCTCATACGGTCTGCGTGAGGATCTTCCGGGCGTTGGCCAGGCTCAAGTGTTTATGAACTATGAAAAGTTCACGTTCACTTATCCAGATGGCCGCGCGGTTGAGCTTCGCCGCCCGATCTTCCGTATTGAAAATCCTTACGACATGGTGGTGGACCAGTACACCGGCGCAAAACGCAGCCGTATCTATGAGGCCGATGTTCGCACCGGCGCTCGGATGGGCACACCGATGATCGGTTTGGGTTTACTTGAAGCGATCAATGAATCTGACATCCTGGCTTTGGCTGCCCGTGATCTTTCAAACGAAGGCGTGCATGGAAAGCCAAACTACGTTTTAGACATTGAAAAACAAATGGCTGGCAATCCTTATCCGGTGAGCCTCGGCCGATTTGGTTTAAAAAACAATACACCTAGCGTGTTCCATCAATCTTTGGGGGCACTTCAAGGCGACATCGGTGTCACGAACTATGCTTTCCCGATCGAAAGCATTTTCAATACTCCGCTCTTTGATGCTTTCAAACAAAAGCTTGGAACTCTAAAAATTGAAGCCACTAACGAAGTTGCCGATGCGTTGGTTTTCTACTCACGCACGCTGGCTGTTCCTGGACGCCGTGACACTGAAAGCGAAATCGTTCAGCGTGGTGGTCAACTCTTTGCCGATGTCAGTTGCACAAGCTGCCATCAGCCAAGCTTCACAACCGGCAATCACAAGATCGTGGCTCTTGCGAATCAGAAGATCTATCCGTTCACGGATATGCTTTTGCATGATATGGGCGACGGACTTGCCGATGGTCGCCGTGATTTCGATGCCACTGGCCGCCAATGGAAAACTCGCCCGCTTTGGGGGATTGGGCAAACTCAGACCATCAACCCACGCGCTGGTTTCTTGCATGACGGCCGCGCTCGCACGCTGGAGGAAGCAATCCTCTGGCACGGTGGCGAAGGTGAATACTCGAAGAATAAATTCGTGAACCTGTCGCAAGACAATCGCGATGCTCTAGTGGCTTTCTTAAAGTCGCTCTAA
- a CDS encoding helix-turn-helix transcriptional regulator, whose amino-acid sequence MSDTEKNNKVRPLSVFLRESRMRAGLSQAQVARRLKYGTAQFISNWERGVSEPPLKAIKILAKIYNIPAEEIFEVVLRTTLEKVKEDLTAKFRDAK is encoded by the coding sequence ATGAGCGATACAGAAAAGAACAATAAAGTACGTCCACTCAGTGTCTTTCTACGCGAGAGCCGAATGCGAGCCGGGTTGTCTCAAGCCCAGGTCGCTCGAAGGCTTAAATATGGTACCGCCCAATTTATATCGAACTGGGAACGCGGAGTCTCAGAGCCACCGCTGAAGGCTATAAAAATTCTTGCGAAAATTTATAATATTCCCGCTGAGGAAATATTTGAGGTGGTTTTACGGACTACTCTTGAAAAAGTAAAAGAGGATCTGACCGCAAAATTCAGAGACGCGAAGTAA
- a CDS encoding TolC family protein → MKHFIKSLKVAVLSFALITSPTFAQGPTNAFVLNQSTLQSQLLSGNLEVLKALYAVHDAKDQVNIARANLLPSLNLGAMLSFSGGGFIISSVDILMPFLLPSNWYNYFSEKNLFEAEKISYNTVQLNLVSSAVSVYFTMIADRQIYGIFQQQYQDLQDIYEMQKKRAAVGLIPVSDVMQTQAQAQMAGVKASQLAELSKQEIATIRKALNLPLETLIQLENSTMVNSPFEFQPMQTTISKANAVSLERQQIKYMVKAATDVKWSKVFAFINSASVGSRGTTGNASFDNMQASGSMNLGFAQVPTYELNERRIKEIQLQDTMLQQENVRIIEATIGSIQEAKSQLDLATQAEIQMAQVYQMRLQNYEQGAATLIEVLQSRSQMADASVAKIKAQLDLNLQRVVLHRTLLSAQFGTIKGCNPSRLPPEEKKVGVIGRLIGKKPSESHTTLDLICRGQ, encoded by the coding sequence ATGAAACACTTCATCAAGTCTTTGAAAGTCGCAGTACTCAGTTTCGCACTCATCACTTCACCAACATTCGCACAAGGTCCGACAAACGCTTTCGTTTTAAACCAAAGCACTTTGCAATCTCAATTGCTGAGCGGAAACCTTGAGGTGCTTAAAGCCCTCTACGCTGTTCACGATGCAAAAGATCAAGTGAACATCGCCCGCGCGAATCTTCTTCCGTCTTTGAACTTGGGCGCGATGCTCAGCTTCTCTGGTGGTGGCTTCATCATTTCTTCTGTCGACATCTTGATGCCGTTCTTATTGCCATCAAACTGGTACAACTACTTCTCTGAGAAAAATCTCTTTGAAGCTGAAAAGATCTCTTACAACACGGTTCAGTTGAATCTTGTGAGCTCTGCGGTTTCTGTTTACTTCACGATGATCGCGGACCGTCAGATCTACGGAATTTTCCAGCAGCAATATCAAGACTTGCAAGACATCTATGAAATGCAAAAAAAGCGTGCGGCTGTTGGTTTGATCCCGGTTTCAGATGTGATGCAAACTCAAGCGCAAGCCCAAATGGCCGGCGTGAAGGCTTCTCAATTGGCTGAGCTTAGCAAGCAAGAGATCGCGACAATCCGTAAGGCTTTGAACTTGCCTTTGGAAACTCTGATCCAGCTTGAGAACTCGACAATGGTGAACTCACCATTCGAGTTCCAACCAATGCAAACAACGATCTCTAAAGCCAATGCGGTGTCTTTGGAAAGACAACAGATCAAGTACATGGTGAAAGCTGCGACAGATGTTAAGTGGTCGAAAGTTTTTGCTTTCATCAACAGCGCGTCTGTGGGTAGCCGTGGTACGACTGGCAACGCCAGCTTCGATAATATGCAAGCTTCTGGCAGCATGAACTTAGGCTTTGCCCAAGTTCCAACTTACGAGTTGAACGAACGCCGTATTAAAGAAATCCAGTTGCAAGACACTATGCTGCAACAAGAAAACGTCCGCATCATCGAAGCGACAATCGGTAGTATTCAAGAAGCAAAAAGCCAGTTAGATTTGGCAACTCAAGCCGAAATCCAAATGGCTCAAGTTTACCAAATGCGTTTGCAAAATTACGAACAAGGCGCAGCGACTTTGATCGAAGTTCTTCAATCACGCAGCCAAATGGCGGATGCTTCTGTAGCGAAAATCAAAGCTCAGTTGGACTTAAACCTTCAACGCGTTGTTTTGCACCGTACATTGTTGTCAGCTCAGTTCGGCACAATCAAAGGTTGCAACCCTTCTCGTTTGCCACCTGAAGAAAAGAAAGTCGGCGTGATCGGCCGTCTCATCGGTAAAAAACCGTCTGAGAGCCACACGACTCTGGATCTCATCTGCCGCGGTCAGTAG
- a CDS encoding universal stress protein, which yields MIPRSILVAEDLDNFSEQGQRRGKTVRGLAQDFSRLLHEDLKLVYVEDPKTYPNKNIHNDPYFKTWQIQHERMLKDLAKAVSPKTKFEIRAGSPADEILKAVHQWPRPEMVIMGTQGHVGFERILEGSVAETVLLNSERPVMVAGPHVQEKFVRLRDTKNLKILVATDLSRDSKPAEEYAMSLAARTRAEVTLFHSAYDKIKRVHEASIMSGFANFDLDRIFQKMQRDAIENLAAKRDRMRKSMVDCEFIVADPKKPLNEALMIQAAKNYCLIVLGTHSKRNALLRAFLGSTARDTILQAEIPVVVVHSH from the coding sequence ATGATCCCTCGTTCTATTCTTGTAGCTGAGGATTTAGATAACTTCTCTGAACAAGGCCAGCGCCGCGGAAAAACAGTCCGCGGCTTGGCTCAAGACTTCTCTCGTCTATTGCACGAAGATCTCAAGCTGGTTTACGTTGAAGATCCTAAAACCTACCCCAATAAAAATATTCATAACGATCCCTACTTCAAAACCTGGCAGATTCAGCACGAACGGATGTTGAAGGACCTGGCAAAAGCAGTGTCGCCGAAGACGAAGTTCGAAATTCGTGCAGGCAGTCCCGCCGATGAAATTCTTAAGGCCGTTCATCAATGGCCACGGCCGGAAATGGTCATTATGGGAACCCAAGGTCATGTCGGATTTGAAAGAATACTCGAAGGTAGTGTGGCAGAGACAGTTTTACTCAATTCCGAACGGCCGGTCATGGTGGCAGGCCCCCACGTACAAGAAAAATTCGTTCGTCTTAGAGACACCAAGAATCTTAAAATTCTGGTGGCGACGGATCTAAGCCGGGATAGCAAGCCGGCGGAAGAATATGCCATGTCACTGGCGGCTCGTACCAGAGCTGAAGTCACGTTGTTTCATTCAGCCTATGACAAAATTAAAAGAGTTCACGAGGCGAGTATTATGTCTGGGTTTGCGAACTTTGACTTAGATCGCATTTTTCAAAAAATGCAGCGCGATGCTATTGAGAACCTCGCCGCAAAGCGGGATCGTATGCGTAAATCCATGGTGGACTGCGAGTTTATTGTCGCTGATCCGAAGAAACCGCTTAATGAAGCATTGATGATCCAGGCGGCGAAGAACTATTGCCTGATCGTGCTGGGAACCCACAGCAAACGTAACGCGCTTCTTCGGGCCTTCCTTGGCAGCACGGCTCGAGATACCATATTACAGGCGGAAATTCCCGTCGTCGTCGTTCACAGCCACTAG
- a CDS encoding CHAD domain-containing protein, with product MEFIEARFKGEIETFSRLLRAQSKSLTYEGIHDLRVSTRRLRVQIKMIEQNTAHHLFVNFKNSLKKLARALGERRQWDVTLKGAHKYHLKDGRLREDQKQAGAKLRRLLHSAEVKALPRELAAFERTLKNEKIQIHPDQLKKMRSQIKSWLKQKKFSAKELHRLRISTKKIRYAFECMDIPVEQLKGLQDQLGKSHDLTVLSEYFDQPKSVRKADHKERRHAKKRIRPALRSSLEVLEVLR from the coding sequence ATGGAATTTATTGAGGCGCGATTTAAAGGCGAAATTGAAACTTTCAGTCGTCTTTTGCGTGCTCAATCGAAATCTTTAACTTACGAAGGAATACACGATCTTCGTGTGAGTACGCGTCGTCTGCGTGTGCAGATCAAGATGATTGAACAGAACACGGCTCACCATCTGTTTGTGAATTTTAAAAATAGTCTTAAAAAGTTAGCCCGTGCACTTGGCGAGCGTCGTCAGTGGGATGTTACCTTGAAAGGTGCTCACAAGTATCATCTCAAAGATGGAAGGCTTCGCGAAGATCAAAAACAGGCGGGAGCCAAACTCCGTAGACTTTTACATAGTGCCGAGGTCAAAGCTCTGCCGAGGGAGCTTGCCGCATTTGAGCGAACTCTCAAGAACGAAAAGATTCAAATCCACCCCGATCAACTCAAGAAAATGCGAAGCCAGATTAAATCGTGGTTGAAGCAGAAAAAGTTCTCGGCAAAAGAGCTGCATCGGCTCAGAATCTCGACGAAGAAGATCCGTTATGCATTTGAGTGCATGGATATACCGGTAGAACAGCTTAAGGGCCTGCAGGATCAATTGGGTAAAAGTCACGATCTCACAGTCTTGAGTGAGTATTTTGATCAGCCTAAGTCTGTCCGTAAGGCCGACCACAAAGAACGCCGTCACGCCAAGAAGCGCATCCGTCCAGCTTTACGCTCGAGCCTTGAAGTCCTCGAGGTCCTTCGTTAA
- a CDS encoding host attachment protein — MKTWVAVVNRTEARLYETNDKNGVFDKKLKLVKRLENPKGRLKDQEINADRPGMYSGGFSYGRGSRINPQSPTDRVAQIFAKSISEELDRASNEHLFEQLILVSEPNFLGKVRAALSKKTANAVCGTLRKDLIHVSDHELPHLLWPKSSVREVELRP, encoded by the coding sequence ATGAAAACCTGGGTAGCGGTTGTCAATCGAACTGAAGCAAGACTTTATGAAACCAACGATAAGAATGGAGTCTTTGACAAGAAACTGAAACTTGTGAAGCGACTTGAAAACCCTAAAGGCCGACTTAAGGATCAAGAGATTAACGCAGACCGCCCGGGCATGTACTCGGGAGGCTTCAGTTATGGGAGAGGCAGTCGTATTAATCCTCAGTCACCGACGGACCGGGTTGCGCAGATTTTTGCGAAATCCATTTCAGAAGAGTTGGATCGTGCATCCAACGAACATCTATTTGAACAATTGATTTTGGTCAGCGAACCCAACTTTCTAGGAAAGGTGCGAGCTGCTTTGTCTAAAAAAACGGCCAACGCTGTGTGCGGCACTTTACGCAAAGATCTGATTCATGTTTCGGATCATGAATTACCACATTTGCTTTGGCCTAAGTCGTCAGTGCGGGAGGTTGAGCTCAGACCATAA
- a CDS encoding phosphatidylserine/phosphatidylglycerophosphate/cardiolipin synthase family protein: MSWLKQLRDNFARPFLLIAGLLLAAISSRADAPVCSSVFHENPQSLEAGYMYMGDSIRPHLVAILERSQESIDMEMSLAPNKELFDLFRRKREQGVKIRVVLDNRSANKSEKHRATWDAVLAELRSLGVEYAISDKEALIKARGFPGAVFHRKLILVDNKYFYIGSSNFTVYDMNQEMGYFGPTKNSADFKKVFESDFHAALDSWQNEAYKARKNPEIQFKDDSVKLVGPGTQYPDLRSLLLQQIGAAQRQILISAYEATDTGILKTLIDKKRQFPEIDIRVVLCVGKLPVRLWGKNFEIPKNARFLDALMKAGIDVRVYGNETQYNHSRFGLFDDVVYGSSADFVQRSFQGSVDLGFIAKDHDLANLSRRNFDALWDVSRYKEEVTIRDRLIDGFFLMAERINYFFLQIKLLAAG; this comes from the coding sequence ATGTCATGGCTTAAACAGCTACGTGACAATTTTGCGCGCCCTTTTCTTTTGATAGCAGGTCTATTGCTGGCGGCGATTTCGAGCCGTGCAGATGCTCCCGTATGCTCCTCGGTATTCCATGAAAATCCGCAGAGTCTTGAGGCCGGTTATATGTATATGGGCGACAGCATTCGTCCTCACTTAGTGGCTATCCTAGAGCGCTCCCAAGAATCCATCGATATGGAAATGTCCTTGGCTCCGAATAAGGAACTTTTTGACCTCTTCCGCCGTAAACGTGAGCAAGGAGTGAAGATCCGAGTCGTTCTTGATAATCGCAGCGCCAATAAGTCTGAAAAGCATCGTGCGACCTGGGACGCAGTTCTCGCTGAGCTAAGATCTCTAGGTGTTGAATACGCGATTTCTGACAAAGAGGCCTTGATCAAGGCGCGAGGATTTCCGGGCGCGGTATTTCATCGCAAATTGATTTTGGTGGATAATAAATATTTTTATATCGGGAGTTCCAATTTCACTGTTTATGACATGAATCAGGAAATGGGTTACTTCGGCCCGACCAAGAATTCTGCTGATTTTAAAAAAGTTTTTGAAAGTGATTTCCATGCGGCTTTAGACTCCTGGCAGAACGAAGCTTACAAAGCTCGGAAAAACCCTGAGATCCAATTTAAAGATGATTCTGTAAAACTTGTGGGCCCAGGCACTCAGTATCCGGATTTGCGATCTCTATTGCTGCAGCAGATTGGGGCGGCTCAGCGCCAGATTTTGATTTCAGCGTATGAGGCGACGGATACCGGAATTTTAAAAACCCTCATCGATAAAAAGCGACAGTTTCCCGAGATCGATATTCGTGTCGTTTTATGTGTTGGTAAACTGCCGGTACGGCTGTGGGGGAAAAATTTTGAAATTCCAAAAAATGCACGCTTTCTCGATGCTCTGATGAAAGCCGGGATCGACGTTCGTGTTTACGGTAACGAAACCCAGTACAATCACTCTCGCTTTGGCTTATTTGATGACGTCGTCTATGGCAGTAGTGCCGATTTTGTCCAGAGAAGCTTTCAGGGGAGTGTTGATCTGGGTTTTATCGCAAAGGATCACGATCTTGCAAATCTCAGCAGGCGTAATTTTGATGCTTTGTGGGATGTGAGCCGTTACAAAGAAGAAGTGACCATCAGAGACCGCCTGATTGACGGTTTCTTTTTGATGGCCGAGAGAATTAATTATTTTTTCTTACAGATTAAATTGTTAGCCGCAGGCTAG
- a CDS encoding S8 family serine peptidase: MTEAFLAWPLSQGSKEILVAVIDTGLDTHHQVLRENLWTNPGETGVDASGRDKASNGVDDDGNGFIDDVHGWNFAGNNNDLSDNHGHGTHVAGIIESVAPKTGIMVLKYYDPNASGEDNLTNTVKAIRYAIKMKAKIINYSGGGTTKYPDEELAIREAQQKGILIVAAAGNERTNSDINGFYPADYGLPNIISVTAVDENRKILPSSNFGVSTVDIAAPGKNIVSTLPGGKFGTMTGTSQATAFVTGTAVLLMAQGYKTPESIIQQITSTGSDNSFLVGKTKYETTLNAYRSLVMKGAGLGAFGAGVLNSSTDQDFSSKLDPDSEDPGAEELPFKRIVQNPKMH; encoded by the coding sequence ATGACGGAGGCATTCCTCGCTTGGCCTCTCAGTCAAGGCAGCAAAGAGATCCTTGTCGCTGTGATCGACACCGGACTGGACACTCATCACCAGGTTCTCCGCGAAAACTTATGGACGAACCCCGGTGAAACCGGTGTCGATGCCAGCGGCCGCGACAAAGCCAGCAACGGCGTTGATGATGATGGAAACGGTTTTATTGACGACGTTCACGGCTGGAACTTTGCCGGCAATAACAACGATCTCTCGGACAATCACGGCCACGGTACTCACGTGGCTGGGATCATCGAAAGTGTGGCACCCAAAACTGGTATCATGGTTCTGAAATACTACGACCCCAACGCTAGTGGTGAAGACAATCTGACCAATACTGTAAAGGCGATCCGCTACGCCATTAAAATGAAGGCAAAGATTATTAACTACTCAGGAGGTGGCACCACCAAGTATCCCGACGAGGAGCTCGCCATTCGCGAAGCCCAACAAAAAGGAATCCTCATCGTCGCAGCAGCAGGTAATGAACGCACTAATTCCGACATCAATGGTTTCTATCCTGCCGACTACGGGCTCCCAAACATCATCTCTGTCACGGCCGTCGATGAAAACCGCAAGATACTTCCTTCCAGCAACTTCGGCGTAAGCACAGTAGACATCGCAGCACCCGGCAAAAACATCGTCTCTACACTTCCAGGGGGGAAATTCGGGACGATGACCGGGACCTCGCAGGCCACGGCCTTTGTCACCGGCACTGCGGTGCTTTTGATGGCCCAAGGTTACAAAACCCCTGAGAGCATCATCCAGCAGATCACATCCACAGGTTCTGATAACAGCTTCCTCGTCGGGAAGACTAAATATGAAACGACTTTGAATGCATACCGCTCCCTTGTCATGAAGGGGGCCGGCCTCGGAGCCTTCGGTGCTGGGGTCCTCAATAGCTCAACCGATCAAGACTTCTCCTCCAAGCTTGATCCGGACTCCGAGGACCCTGGCGCCGAAGAGCTGCCTTTTAAGCGCATCGTGCAAAATCCAAAAATGCACTAA